In Panulirus ornatus isolate Po-2019 chromosome 30, ASM3632096v1, whole genome shotgun sequence, a single genomic region encodes these proteins:
- the Hph gene encoding prolyl hydroxylase EGLN3 isoform X2 has protein sequence MNMAAVSPTGRHDDVRRGRSLSLEPDLSTPIDSGNTLEASSHLHRPRTPSLFHVEVCPDSQSLEEGGISQEWFADVMKLVIDDLNEYGVCAVDGFLGAERAEQIFNEVGALHSQGVFRDGQVVSRQVQGQARGMIRGDKITWVTGGEPNCSGIGQLVSVVDSLVAKANKHQDAGQLADYNITWRTRAMVACYPGNDTHYVKHVDNPNGDGRCITAIYYVNKAWTREDGGVLRIYPEGCSDKVAEIEPLFDRMLFFWSDRRNPHEVLPAKITRYAITVWYLDQKEREDYLARVHNTSTNT, from the exons ATGAACATGGCCGCCGTATCTCCCACA GGCAGACATGATGACGTTCGGAGAGGCAGGTCATTATCGCTTGAACCTGACTTGAGCACCCCTATTGATTCCGGCAACACGCTAGAAGCTTCATCACACCTGCACCGCCCGAGGACTCCATCGTTATTCCATGTAGAAGTTTGTCCAGATTCCCAGTCGCTGGAGGAAGGTGGCATTAGTCAAGAGTGGTTTGCAGATGTTATGAAGCTTGTGATAGACGACCTCAACGAGTATGGAGTCTGTGCCGTTGATGGTTTCCTTG GTGCGGAGCGCGCTGAACAGATTTTCAACGAAGTAGGGGCCCTACACTCGCAAGGGGTGTTCAGAGATGGGCAGGTGGTGTCCAGACAAGTGCAGGGTCAGGCGCGGGGTATGATACGTGGCGACAAAATCACCTGGGTCACCGGCGGCGAACCAAACTGCAGCGGCATTGGCCAACTTGTGTCTGTGGTGGACTCCCTGGTTGCCAAGGCGAACAAACACCAAGACGCTGGCCAGCTTGCCGACTACAACATCACTTGGAGGACGCGG GCTATGGTAGCGTGTTACCCAGGAAATGACACACACTACGTGAAGCATGTGGACAACCCCAACGGTGACGGCCGTTGTATTACGGCAATTTACTACGTCAACAAAGCTTGGACTCGAGAG GATGGTGGTGTGTTGCGAATCTATCCTGAAGGTTGCAGTGACAAAGTAGCAGAGATTGAGCCCTTGTTTGATCGAATGCTCTTTTTCTGGTCTGATCGTCGCAATCCTCATGAAGTATTACCAGCCAAAATTACAAG ATATGCAATTACAGTATGGTATCTGGACCAGAAGGAACGTGAAGATTACCTGGCTCGGGTACATAACACCTCAACCAACACTTGA
- the Hph gene encoding prolyl hydroxylase EGLN3 isoform X3: protein MFPWGRHDDVRRGRSLSLEPDLSTPIDSGNTLEASSHLHRPRTPSLFHVEVCPDSQSLEEGGISQEWFADVMKLVIDDLNEYGVCAVDGFLGAERAEQIFNEVGALHSQGVFRDGQVVSRQVQGQARGMIRGDKITWVTGGEPNCSGIGQLVSVVDSLVAKANKHQDAGQLADYNITWRTRAMVACYPGNDTHYVKHVDNPNGDGRCITAIYYVNKAWTREDGGVLRIYPEGCSDKVAEIEPLFDRMLFFWSDRRNPHEVLPAKITRYAITVWYLDQKEREDYLARVHNTSTNT, encoded by the exons ATGTTCCCCTGG GGCAGACATGATGACGTTCGGAGAGGCAGGTCATTATCGCTTGAACCTGACTTGAGCACCCCTATTGATTCCGGCAACACGCTAGAAGCTTCATCACACCTGCACCGCCCGAGGACTCCATCGTTATTCCATGTAGAAGTTTGTCCAGATTCCCAGTCGCTGGAGGAAGGTGGCATTAGTCAAGAGTGGTTTGCAGATGTTATGAAGCTTGTGATAGACGACCTCAACGAGTATGGAGTCTGTGCCGTTGATGGTTTCCTTG GTGCGGAGCGCGCTGAACAGATTTTCAACGAAGTAGGGGCCCTACACTCGCAAGGGGTGTTCAGAGATGGGCAGGTGGTGTCCAGACAAGTGCAGGGTCAGGCGCGGGGTATGATACGTGGCGACAAAATCACCTGGGTCACCGGCGGCGAACCAAACTGCAGCGGCATTGGCCAACTTGTGTCTGTGGTGGACTCCCTGGTTGCCAAGGCGAACAAACACCAAGACGCTGGCCAGCTTGCCGACTACAACATCACTTGGAGGACGCGG GCTATGGTAGCGTGTTACCCAGGAAATGACACACACTACGTGAAGCATGTGGACAACCCCAACGGTGACGGCCGTTGTATTACGGCAATTTACTACGTCAACAAAGCTTGGACTCGAGAG GATGGTGGTGTGTTGCGAATCTATCCTGAAGGTTGCAGTGACAAAGTAGCAGAGATTGAGCCCTTGTTTGATCGAATGCTCTTTTTCTGGTCTGATCGTCGCAATCCTCATGAAGTATTACCAGCCAAAATTACAAG ATATGCAATTACAGTATGGTATCTGGACCAGAAGGAACGTGAAGATTACCTGGCTCGGGTACATAACACCTCAACCAACACTTGA
- the Hph gene encoding egl nine homolog 1 isoform X4, with the protein MKLVIDDLNEYGVCAVDGFLGAERAEQIFNEVGALHSQGVFRDGQVVSRQVQGQARGMIRGDKITWVTGGEPNCSGIGQLVSVVDSLVAKANKHQDAGQLADYNITWRTRAMVACYPGNDTHYVKHVDNPNGDGRCITAIYYVNKAWTREDGGVLRIYPEGCSDKVAEIEPLFDRMLFFWSDRRNPHEVLPAKITRYAITVWYLDQKEREDYLARVHNTSTNT; encoded by the exons ATGAAGCTTGTGATAGACGACCTCAACGAGTATGGAGTCTGTGCCGTTGATGGTTTCCTTG GTGCGGAGCGCGCTGAACAGATTTTCAACGAAGTAGGGGCCCTACACTCGCAAGGGGTGTTCAGAGATGGGCAGGTGGTGTCCAGACAAGTGCAGGGTCAGGCGCGGGGTATGATACGTGGCGACAAAATCACCTGGGTCACCGGCGGCGAACCAAACTGCAGCGGCATTGGCCAACTTGTGTCTGTGGTGGACTCCCTGGTTGCCAAGGCGAACAAACACCAAGACGCTGGCCAGCTTGCCGACTACAACATCACTTGGAGGACGCGG GCTATGGTAGCGTGTTACCCAGGAAATGACACACACTACGTGAAGCATGTGGACAACCCCAACGGTGACGGCCGTTGTATTACGGCAATTTACTACGTCAACAAAGCTTGGACTCGAGAG GATGGTGGTGTGTTGCGAATCTATCCTGAAGGTTGCAGTGACAAAGTAGCAGAGATTGAGCCCTTGTTTGATCGAATGCTCTTTTTCTGGTCTGATCGTCGCAATCCTCATGAAGTATTACCAGCCAAAATTACAAG ATATGCAATTACAGTATGGTATCTGGACCAGAAGGAACGTGAAGATTACCTGGCTCGGGTACATAACACCTCAACCAACACTTGA
- the Hph gene encoding uncharacterized protein Hph isoform X1, with amino-acid sequence MQLTAKPKFDVREAVLPPLEVVCHPMQGDQRDDHNVPVSPQTSPLRHDDHLTFAILPSDTQRPRPPLTENQTENILQRDAHSCTCIEEVPGNTRKRKMAEEEDERNNDRELERRKKILIKRRLMNSIVQSRENIPLFYLYGDLLLIPNFKWGRHDDVRRGRSLSLEPDLSTPIDSGNTLEASSHLHRPRTPSLFHVEVCPDSQSLEEGGISQEWFADVMKLVIDDLNEYGVCAVDGFLGAERAEQIFNEVGALHSQGVFRDGQVVSRQVQGQARGMIRGDKITWVTGGEPNCSGIGQLVSVVDSLVAKANKHQDAGQLADYNITWRTRAMVACYPGNDTHYVKHVDNPNGDGRCITAIYYVNKAWTREDGGVLRIYPEGCSDKVAEIEPLFDRMLFFWSDRRNPHEVLPAKITRYAITVWYLDQKEREDYLARVHNTSTNT; translated from the exons ATGCAGCTGACAGCGAAACCCAAGTTTGACGTAAGGGAGGCGGTTCTGCCGCCGCTGGAGGTCGTATGTCATCCCATGCAGGGCGACCAGCGAGACGACCACAACGTACCTGTCAGCCCGCAGACTTCTCCTCTTCGTCATGACGACCACCTCACGTTCGCCATCCTGCCTTCCGATACACAGCGACCTCGACCACCTTTAACTGAAAACCAAACAGAAAACATATTACAGAGAGACGCGCACAGTTGTACCTGTATCGAGGAGGTTCCCGGCAATACACGGAAAAGAAAAATggcagaggaggaagacgagagaaACAATGACAGAGAgcttgagagaagaaagaaaattttgataAAGAGGAGGTTAATGAACAGTATTGTACAATCCAGAGAAAATATCCCTCTATTTTATCTCTACGGGGATCTCTTACTTATACCTAATTTTAAGTGG GGCAGACATGATGACGTTCGGAGAGGCAGGTCATTATCGCTTGAACCTGACTTGAGCACCCCTATTGATTCCGGCAACACGCTAGAAGCTTCATCACACCTGCACCGCCCGAGGACTCCATCGTTATTCCATGTAGAAGTTTGTCCAGATTCCCAGTCGCTGGAGGAAGGTGGCATTAGTCAAGAGTGGTTTGCAGATGTTATGAAGCTTGTGATAGACGACCTCAACGAGTATGGAGTCTGTGCCGTTGATGGTTTCCTTG GTGCGGAGCGCGCTGAACAGATTTTCAACGAAGTAGGGGCCCTACACTCGCAAGGGGTGTTCAGAGATGGGCAGGTGGTGTCCAGACAAGTGCAGGGTCAGGCGCGGGGTATGATACGTGGCGACAAAATCACCTGGGTCACCGGCGGCGAACCAAACTGCAGCGGCATTGGCCAACTTGTGTCTGTGGTGGACTCCCTGGTTGCCAAGGCGAACAAACACCAAGACGCTGGCCAGCTTGCCGACTACAACATCACTTGGAGGACGCGG GCTATGGTAGCGTGTTACCCAGGAAATGACACACACTACGTGAAGCATGTGGACAACCCCAACGGTGACGGCCGTTGTATTACGGCAATTTACTACGTCAACAAAGCTTGGACTCGAGAG GATGGTGGTGTGTTGCGAATCTATCCTGAAGGTTGCAGTGACAAAGTAGCAGAGATTGAGCCCTTGTTTGATCGAATGCTCTTTTTCTGGTCTGATCGTCGCAATCCTCATGAAGTATTACCAGCCAAAATTACAAG ATATGCAATTACAGTATGGTATCTGGACCAGAAGGAACGTGAAGATTACCTGGCTCGGGTACATAACACCTCAACCAACACTTGA